The window CGATGACGGCTACGTTGCCAGGCCGCACGCACGGCATTGGCTTGATCACCGCGCCGTTGATGAAAGATCTCGAGTTGACCGAGGTCGAGTTCGGCTGGATCAATCTTTGGTCGATTCTGCTTGGCGCTGCTTTCTGTTGGCCGATCGGTCGCGTGCTCGATCGCTTCGGCACACGCATCGTACTGGTGATCGTCGTCGCCGCGCTTGGGGACACGGTGGTCGCTACGGGACACGTCGACGGCAGTTGGACTTTGTTTATCGCGCTGCTCCTTACGCGCGGTTTGGGGCAAGGGGCGCTGTCGGTCGTCAGCACCGCGCTCGTTGGCAAATGGTTTGTCCGGCGCCTGACGCTCGCCATGGGAGTGTTTGCCATTCTGCTGGGCATCGGTTTTCTCGGCAGCATCATTGGGATGGGCGTGGCGATTAAGCATGCCGGTTGGCGCGCAGCTTGGGAGGGAATGGGTTGGACGCTGCTTGTCGGGCTCGCTCCGCTTTGCGCCTTGCTGGTTCGCTCGACTCCTGAGAGTTGCGGCCTGGATTCGGAGAGTCAGCTCGATGTGAAGTCAACGGAGAGCGATCGCGCCGACCTGCCGCTATCGGCTGCGCTCCTCAGCCCGGCGTTTTGGGTTTTTACGAGCGCCTCCTGCTTGTTCAATTTCACCTGGTCCGCCGTTACGCTCTTCAACCAGGCCATTTTGGAAAGTCGCGGCTTTAGCGAGAGCGACTTTTATCTCGTGATGGCGATCATCACGTTCGTGGGCCTCATTGCTAATCTGCTTGGCGGTTGGCTGGCCACGCGCTGGCCGCTCGGCCGCTTGCTGATGCTCGGCATGATTCTGCTTGCCGTCGCACTGCAGGTCTTTACCTGGATCGATACGGACTGGCAGCTCATTGCGTACGCGGTCATGTTCGGCATTTCCTCGGGCCTGGTGACAGTGGTCCATTTTGCCTTTCATCCGCAGGCTTTCGGGCGAACTCACCTCGGACAAATCCAGGGACTGTTTCAGATTTTTTCGGTGATTTCGTCGGCGCTGGGGCCGTTGATTCTGGCCTGGGTTAAAGCCAAGTGGGGCTACTATGAGACGCTCTTCTTGGCAATCGTGCCGCTGGCCTTGATACTGGGACTGGCTGCTGCGCTCGTGCCGCAGCCCGTTCGTCCGCTTGTCCTCACTGAAAAACGCTCGTGATGCAATCTGCCGCCGCCAAGTTTCATATTTCGCTCAGCGTGGCCAACTTGCCGCGGGCGGTCGCTTTTTATCGCGCGCTGTTCGATTTGGAGCCAGCGAAGCAATATCCCGACTACGCGAAGTTCGAGCTCGAGGATCCGCCGGTCATCTTTTCGATTACGCCGCACACGCCCGGCCCGCCCGGCGGAGTGCTGAGTCATGCGGGTTTGAAGGTTGCTTCGCCAGCAGAAATTGAAAGGATCAAGCTGCGACTCGAAGCAGCCGGCTATGCGACGGAATGTCAGCAGGGTGCTGTCTGCGGTTATCGCCGGCTCGACAAGATCCACATCGACGATCCAGACGGCACGCACTGGGAGGTGTATGTCGTCGAGGAAGAAGTCGCGCCGGAAACAATTCAGCGAAGCCTGGAAGGAGAAGCGGCGCGTGCGCCGATTGAGATTTCTGCTGCGGAAGAAAAGTTGTGGGAGCACTTCGTCACCAATCCTTTTCCCGATCGCATTCCGCATGCTGATGGCGAGCTCGATGAAGTCCGGCTCGTCGGCACGTTCAACGCGTCGCTGACCGATGAGCAGCAGCGATTCCTGTTGAAAGAAGCACGCCGCGTGCTCAAGCCGGGCGGCAAAGTGCTGGTGCATGGTTTGATGGCCGACAAAAAGTTTCCCGGCGCGATGCCGCTTCTGCCGGGACTCGCCGCGATGGTCTCGCGCGTGCCGGTGCAAACGACACCGATGAGCGAACTGCAACAAGCCGGTTTCGTCGGACTGCAAATCACCAAGTACAGTGGCAAGGCTTGGTTCGTACACGATGGTGTGGAATTGCGCGAGGTGAAAATCCTCGCCTGGCAGCCCGCCGAATCTGCAAAGCAACGGCGAGTTCTTTACAAAGGTCCTTTCGCTGAAGCCATCGATGATGCTGGTGTCGTCTATCGCCGCGGCCAACGTGTCGCGGTGGATCAAACCACTTGGGATCTCCTCCGCCGCGGCGCCGCTGCCGAGAATTTTCTGTTTTTGGATCTGCAAGACTCCGCCAGCTGCAGCTAATCGCTCCAAATGGAAACAACCATGTCGATCACTCTCGAAACGATCTCCACCGCCGCAACCACGCAGGCCTCGACGACCGCGTTCCACGTCACGCTCTGCGTCGCCGATCTCGGCCGCTCGGTTCGCTTTTACGAAATCCTGCTCGGCAAACGGCCTAGTTTGTATCACGGCAACTATGCCCGCTTCGAGCTCGATAAACCCGCGCTCGTTATCGTGCTCTATGCTGCGTCGCGTCCGCCGGGCGGCACGCTCAGTCACGTTGGCCTGCGCGTGAGGAGTTCCGAAGAACTTGTCGAGATTCAGCAGCGGCTCGAAGCCTCTGGCATCGCCACACAGCGTGAAGAAGGTGTCGAATGTTGTTACGCCCGGCAAACCAAGTTTTGGGTGACCGATCCCGATCGTGTGCTGTGGGAACTTTATATTCTGCACGACGATCTCGATCACAGCGGTTTCGACGATCATCCGAACAACAAGCAACCCGCCGCTCCGTCTGCCGTGTGGATGCATCGCTTGATGGAGCCGCTGCCGGAACGCATTCCTGCAGGCGACGGGAGTCAGGATGAAGTGCGGCTGGAAGGGACGTTCAACATTCCGATCGAGCCCGCGCGACGAACGGACTTCCTCACCGAAATCCAACGCGTGCTGCGGCCCGGTGGCCGGCTGGTGATTCACGGCCTGCTCTGCGATCGCCCGTTCCCCGGCGAACCCAAATTGCCGGGGCTCGCGTCGCTCGTGAAATATATTCCGACGGAACAAGAAATCGAACATCTGCTGCACGCCGCGGGCTTTGAATCGCTGTTCTATGAAACCCTGAGCGATGTGAACTGCATTGATGCGCCAGGCGTGGAACTGCGGCACGGTTTGCTCGTTGGTCTACGCGGCGCTGCAACCAAACAGAATAAAGATCAGGCCGTTGTCTATCGTGGGCCGTTTGCGCAGGTGTGCGACGAGCACGGTACGGTGTATCCTCGTGGCGAACGTATCGCCGTGACGGCCGTGGTTGCCGCGCAATTGAAGCAGGGCCCCGCCGCCGATCAGTTCGCGTTTCTCGTGAAGTAGGCCGGCAACAAGCTGTACTCAGCGCAGTTCCGGCATGAATTGCAGCGTGCCGTCACGCAACCATGTACCGCTCGTTCCGGCCTACTACAGAGGCCGATCGCCGATTAGGATTCTAAAGGTTGTGCGATTGTCAGACCTTTCGAATCTGAGGCTTGCATGTCCTTAGCCACCACTGGCCGGGCGCTTTCTGCGGAACAGTTGCAGAGTTATCACGAGAACGGCTTTCTCATCGTGCGCGGTTTGTTCGACGCCGACGAAGTGGCCTCGCTCGGCAGCGAAGCGACCACTCTCTTCGGCCGCAGCGAACTGATCGATACGCAGAATATCCGCTGCCGTTGGCAGAACCATGCCGATACGGACGAGTGCCGGTTTGATTGCTTTGATCCCGTGATCGACATCGGCCCGGTCTGCCGTTACTTCGCCTACGACCGCCGTCTGCTCGATGTGCTGCGGGCGATTTACGACGACGAAGCTCATCTCTTTAAAGACAAATTGATCTTCAAGCCGCCGTTGGCGACCGGTTACGCGCTCCATCAAGACTTCATCGGCTGGAAGGAATTCCCCGAGTCGTTCATCACCGTCATCGTGCCGCTTGATGAAACGACGGCCGCCAACGGCGCGACGGAAGTCTTTCCCGGCTATCACAAGCAAGGTTATCTCTCGCCGCGCGACGGCGAATATCATCAGCTGGCCGATGACAAAATCGACTTCTCGACCGGCGTGCTGCTCGAGATGCAGCCTGGCGACGTCGCTCTCTTCGGCGGCTTCACCCCGCACCGTTCGGGCGCGAATCGCACCGATCAATGGCGTCGGCAACTCTATTTGAGTTACAACGCCGGCCGCGACGGCGGCGAGCAACGCGACGCTCATTATCGCCAGTTTCACGACTGGTTGACGAAGAAGTACGCCGAGTATGGGAAGACGGGAGTTTGGTTTAAGTGAGGCGATTGCAGATTGCGGATGTCAGCTTGCAGATTGAAAGACAAATGCAACTTGCCTCCCCAATCTGCTATCTGCCATCTGAGATCTGCAATCATGAAGCTCAACCCTTACGAACCTCCGCAGCAAATCGACGAGCCGCGCCCGTCGTCGACTCCCGGCGGTTATCTCGCCGCGTTCATGGTGGTGCTGGCCGCCGCGCTCGCCATGGCAGCGACCATTCCGGGCCGCACGCAGGGCTTGGCTCTGATCACGCAGCGGCTGATCGAAGATATTCCCGGCGTGACCAAGGAAAGCTTCGCTTGGATCAATTGCTGGGGCACGCTGATCGGCGGGTTGTTTTGCTTGCCTTGCGGATGGTTGCTCGATCGCATCGCACCGAAGTATTTCGCTCTCTTGACCATCGCCGCGCTGGGCGCGGTGACGCTCGGCATGAGCCAGGCCCACGATACCACGTCGCTGATGATCTACATCACCCTCACGCGCGGGCTGGGGCAAAGCATGCTCTCGGTCATCAGTCTCACGCTGATGGCCAAGTGGTTTCGGCGCGACTCCGCGGCGCCGATGGCCGGTTATGCGATCGCGATGACCATGCTGATGGTTGTCGGCTTTGGCATGTTGCAAGCGGGCCTTTCTCCCGCGGCAAAAGATCAACCGCTCCCCGATTGGCGGCCGGTATGGGGCGGCTTGGGTTGGGCACTGCTGATCATCTCGCCACTTTGCGCGTTGCTCGCCTGGCCTGTTACGCCTGGTCGAAAACCCGGCGATGCAGCCGCGGTTCCCTTTCGCAGCGCGACCGTCTGGGCCGCGTTGTCGACGGGCAGCTTCTGGATCTTTGCTCTCAGCATTTCGCTATTTGGGCTGGTGAGTTCCGGCGTGTCGCTCTTTCAGGAGGAGATTTTCAAGTCGCTGGGTCTCGATGTGAAAGTCTTTTTCACGTGCCAGCTCATCGGGCTCGGCATCGGCCTGCTATCGAATTTCTTCACGGGCTGGCTGGCGCGGAAGGTTTCGCTGTCGCTGTTGCTGGGAATATCGATGGCCGTGTTTGCCGCGTCGCTGGTCACGCTGCCGTTGTTGCGCACGCCCGGCCAGGCCTACCTGCAAGCCGTGGTGCATGCCTTTGCCGGCGGCGCGATTGTCGTGTTATTTTATTTGATTTGGGTGCATTCCTTCGGACCGAAGTACGTCGGTGAGATTCAGGGTGCGGTGCAGCTGATGACCGTGATCGCCTCTGCCATCGGTCCGCCGGTGGTGATTCTCGGTAGCACGCTCTTCGGTGGTTATGCGGGAATTATCTGGCTCTTGGCGGTGCTCGCCGCGCTGCTGGCGGCCGGAGCGTTTGTGATTCGCGTGCCGGTTGCCGCCCGCGGCGACTGGTCGCACTTGCCCGCAGCTGAAAATGAGAACCTGAAGCTTTCGCAGGAGACAGCTTGATGACCGCCGTGATTCCAATTGGCAGCTGCGCTCGCGAAGCAGTTTCAGAGACCAAGCAACCGACTCGATTTCATCTCTCGTTGAACGTTGGCGACTTGAATCGCGCAATCGAATTTTTTCGCGCGTTCTTCGGTATTGAACCAGCGAAGTGCCGTGCTGATTATGCAAAATTCGAGCTGAATGATCCGCCGCTTGTGCTCTCGCTCGAACCTTTCAAAGCGACTCCCGGCGGCAACTTGAATCATCTGGGCTTTCGCATGCCGGACTCGGCGGCGCTCGTCGAGGTACAACGGCGATTGGAACTCGCTGGCATAAGCACACGGCGGGAAGAAGGAGTTGAATGTTGCTACGCGCGGCAAACCAAGTTCTGGGTGCACGACCCCGATGGCAACCTGTGGGAAGTTTATACGCTCGAGGAAGATCTCGAACATCGTGGCGATGGCCACATACCGACGGAGGCGCCGAAGACCAGTTCAAGTGTGCCGGCGCTCGCCATCTGGGGGCATCGTTTGGGAGAACCCTTCGCGAAACGACTGCCGATTCTCGATGGTTCGGTCGATCAAGTCGCGCTGCAAGGAACTTTCAACGAGCGACTATTATTGGAAGAACGGCAGCGCCGCTGGCGTGAGATCCGCCGCATTTTGAAATCAGGCGGCGAAGTGCAGATGCATCTGCTCACGGCAAATCAATCGACGGACGATCAGGTGCTAAGACTTCCCGGCCCGGCCGCAGCCGTTCAGTATGTGCCCGCCGAAGGCGAACTTTTGGCGGAACTTACCGCTGCGGGGTTTGTCGATGTGGGCGTTACGTTTCGCGGCCAATCGGCCTGTTTCACGGCTGGTGATTGTCAGCTGCGCGAAACGCGGATCGCGGCGAAAGCACCCTAAGGCGCTAGCAACCGATCCAGCTTTGTGCGACTTTCTTCCGTCACCGGCCTCCAGGCGATATCGACCCCGCTGAGAAGTTTGCGGACCTTTTCGATTTCCTCGGTAGAAACATCCACGTCGCTTAGCTCTAGCTTCTTGAGCTTTGGCAGTGCGCTCAGTTTGCCGAGTGCCGCGGCAGAAAACTTCTGCTCGCCGAGCGTCAGCGTATCGAGCGATTTCAGTTCAGCGACGATGTCAAGCGTTTTGTCGGTCAAGCTGTGAGCGTTCGATTCACCGCCGTACTGCCGTAGCCGTTGGCCGAGGTGCAGGCTCTTTAGATTGACG is drawn from Anatilimnocola floriformis and contains these coding sequences:
- a CDS encoding ArsI/CadI family heavy metal resistance metalloenzyme, whose amino-acid sequence is MTAVIPIGSCAREAVSETKQPTRFHLSLNVGDLNRAIEFFRAFFGIEPAKCRADYAKFELNDPPLVLSLEPFKATPGGNLNHLGFRMPDSAALVEVQRRLELAGISTRREEGVECCYARQTKFWVHDPDGNLWEVYTLEEDLEHRGDGHIPTEAPKTSSSVPALAIWGHRLGEPFAKRLPILDGSVDQVALQGTFNERLLLEERQRRWREIRRILKSGGEVQMHLLTANQSTDDQVLRLPGPAAAVQYVPAEGELLAELTAAGFVDVGVTFRGQSACFTAGDCQLRETRIAAKAP
- a CDS encoding MFS transporter, with product MKLNPYEPPQQIDEPRPSSTPGGYLAAFMVVLAAALAMAATIPGRTQGLALITQRLIEDIPGVTKESFAWINCWGTLIGGLFCLPCGWLLDRIAPKYFALLTIAALGAVTLGMSQAHDTTSLMIYITLTRGLGQSMLSVISLTLMAKWFRRDSAAPMAGYAIAMTMLMVVGFGMLQAGLSPAAKDQPLPDWRPVWGGLGWALLIISPLCALLAWPVTPGRKPGDAAAVPFRSATVWAALSTGSFWIFALSISLFGLVSSGVSLFQEEIFKSLGLDVKVFFTCQLIGLGIGLLSNFFTGWLARKVSLSLLLGISMAVFAASLVTLPLLRTPGQAYLQAVVHAFAGGAIVVLFYLIWVHSFGPKYVGEIQGAVQLMTVIASAIGPPVVILGSTLFGGYAGIIWLLAVLAALLAAGAFVIRVPVAARGDWSHLPAAENENLKLSQETA
- a CDS encoding ArsI/CadI family heavy metal resistance metalloenzyme, which gives rise to MSITLETISTAATTQASTTAFHVTLCVADLGRSVRFYEILLGKRPSLYHGNYARFELDKPALVIVLYAASRPPGGTLSHVGLRVRSSEELVEIQQRLEASGIATQREEGVECCYARQTKFWVTDPDRVLWELYILHDDLDHSGFDDHPNNKQPAAPSAVWMHRLMEPLPERIPAGDGSQDEVRLEGTFNIPIEPARRTDFLTEIQRVLRPGGRLVIHGLLCDRPFPGEPKLPGLASLVKYIPTEQEIEHLLHAAGFESLFYETLSDVNCIDAPGVELRHGLLVGLRGAATKQNKDQAVVYRGPFAQVCDEHGTVYPRGERIAVTAVVAAQLKQGPAADQFAFLVK
- a CDS encoding phytanoyl-CoA dioxygenase family protein, yielding MSLATTGRALSAEQLQSYHENGFLIVRGLFDADEVASLGSEATTLFGRSELIDTQNIRCRWQNHADTDECRFDCFDPVIDIGPVCRYFAYDRRLLDVLRAIYDDEAHLFKDKLIFKPPLATGYALHQDFIGWKEFPESFITVIVPLDETTAANGATEVFPGYHKQGYLSPRDGEYHQLADDKIDFSTGVLLEMQPGDVALFGGFTPHRSGANRTDQWRRQLYLSYNAGRDGGEQRDAHYRQFHDWLTKKYAEYGKTGVWFK
- a CDS encoding VOC family protein, giving the protein MQSAAAKFHISLSVANLPRAVAFYRALFDLEPAKQYPDYAKFELEDPPVIFSITPHTPGPPGGVLSHAGLKVASPAEIERIKLRLEAAGYATECQQGAVCGYRRLDKIHIDDPDGTHWEVYVVEEEVAPETIQRSLEGEAARAPIEISAAEEKLWEHFVTNPFPDRIPHADGELDEVRLVGTFNASLTDEQQRFLLKEARRVLKPGGKVLVHGLMADKKFPGAMPLLPGLAAMVSRVPVQTTPMSELQQAGFVGLQITKYSGKAWFVHDGVELREVKILAWQPAESAKQRRVLYKGPFAEAIDDAGVVYRRGQRVAVDQTTWDLLRRGAAAENFLFLDLQDSASCS
- a CDS encoding MFS transporter, translated to MLPKTLNPPATFYRRLPFYYGWVILPIAALAMTATLPGRTHGIGLITAPLMKDLELTEVEFGWINLWSILLGAAFCWPIGRVLDRFGTRIVLVIVVAALGDTVVATGHVDGSWTLFIALLLTRGLGQGALSVVSTALVGKWFVRRLTLAMGVFAILLGIGFLGSIIGMGVAIKHAGWRAAWEGMGWTLLVGLAPLCALLVRSTPESCGLDSESQLDVKSTESDRADLPLSAALLSPAFWVFTSASCLFNFTWSAVTLFNQAILESRGFSESDFYLVMAIITFVGLIANLLGGWLATRWPLGRLLMLGMILLAVALQVFTWIDTDWQLIAYAVMFGISSGLVTVVHFAFHPQAFGRTHLGQIQGLFQIFSVISSALGPLILAWVKAKWGYYETLFLAIVPLALILGLAAALVPQPVRPLVLTEKRS